Genomic DNA from Sardina pilchardus chromosome 4, fSarPil1.1, whole genome shotgun sequence:
GGTCATGTGAAGTAAACCAGTTTTAAAACAGTGTTGCATACACTTGTTGAAAAGAGTGAGACATTAAGcatatgacctctgacctgaaTAAAACAGCCCTGTTCAGTGAAATAAATTAACATGACATTGGATTTTGTATTTAATTCTTTGCAACAAATCAATTTTATCCCGGGCGAGAGGTAAAGCCGTGCGCCACTTCTGGCGCGATTGGCCACAGGCGGAGATTTCAAATTTATGGCAAGTGTCATCTTTATGGCTCCGCTTTATAGCTTCGTCCCATATCATAGCATTTGGAATAAAATAACGAAAGATCTGGAAACCGAGGCTACATGCAGGACTGTATATTTCCCTATCATTCCTCGAAACGCGGATCTTCGCTTATAGGCTAGGTTATGAGGAGAACGCAATGCGAGTAGTGTGGAGAGGGCTTGTCATTGCCCTACAGACGAACGAACGATCACCACACTGCGCCAGCTTGATCGGTACCCGTTTAAAACCGGGAGTATTTTCATGGCTGTTTACAGACACCATTTCTCCACTTCCTTTTTTACATATGGGAAGGATAAACGATGACGTTCAGTCACGAAGGGTAAACTAAGCCCTCTTCGACCCTGGAGAAACATAGTCCAATTAAAAGGATCTCAAGGGAGGCGGCGTGTAAGGGAGGTTCTGATCATTCGTAAAATGTCTTGAGGAGAAACGTCAACAAATGAACATTTTACCAGATAGTTCAGTAATGGTGCAGGTTAAGATTTACTATCGGTGCGTGTAATCCCTAGGAGTTTTCCTGGAACTTCAAAAGTATaaaaatatttcattttcttCATTACCGGGGCTTGGTGAAGCACACGACTGCATGGAAACTATTTCAGACACTCCGCGTCTGTTTGAAAACAAGTTGGAAAAATAATATCCTCAAAATTGTACAAATATTTAGTTAAAACAATCATTATACTAATAATATATGGTACATTTCTATAGGATCATTTAATCTAGACGGGTTAGTCATCAGTATAAATAACGAAGTAaatgttttgttgatttttcTGAGCTTCTGAACCcaattaaataaaaactttACCACGCACGCAGCTACAGCCACAGGTATGATTTATGCAACGAGGCGTGTTTTTCATGTTAGCTGACGATTttccacacacagcaacattttctaaGGTAGGCACACTACATAATCACACCGTCTCTGTGTTCGGATtagcctgtttttgttttgcccaAATTAAACAAATCTTCTTGTCCATAAATAAGACACCCGCGCTGACATCTTGTGTGAATGACATGTTACTAAAAGGGGAGATGATAGCAGACTGCATTGAGAACGACTGAAAAACCGGTAACTAAATattcttttttaaatattgtgACTTAGGCCTATTTATCTGGGATTTAATATGTCTAACTACATTGCCCATTGAGGTAGAAAAAATCCCCTCTTGAGCGGAGTTCAGCAAATGAGCATGACGTGTAGGCCGGCATGCAATAAGAACATGAGATTCTCTGTTCCTATCGCTTCTTTCTGGCCTTAAAGGACACGAGATAGCCGACGCGAGCCTGACACGCAATTTTCACAGGTGCTCGCGCCACTgtaaatatgcatgacatcagCCTGTGCAAGCGAGGGCGCGAGCGCGAGAGAGACATGTCTAAAGGCGGGAGAGAAACCGTGCTTGGCTTTATCAGAATTTAGCTGAACTGAGACAGCTTTAATATATGTATATTCAAATCGGCGTTACAGATGGCAGCAAGAACCCCGAGATATATAATTCTGCGATGTAAAAAAAAGGGGTGAGGTCAAGGCCGAACATGTACGCGCGGCATCTCCAACACCCTCCCGGTTCCCAGGTAAATATCCATCTGGAAAATAACGGCAGAGGCCAGACCCCACAGTTTATTTGATCCATTAGACGGGCTGGCGGAGAGAAGACGTCAAGATGGACCGCAGAAGGTGGAAATATTGTCTTAACCAGAGGCAGGTCGGACGGTCCGTCCAACCATCATAGTGAGGGGGAAGTGTTCACGATGTGTCGCGCTGCTGACCTGCGCTGAATGATGGGGAAACGATGATGGCTGTACCAGTGttcctttgagtgtgtgtgtgtgtgtgtgtgtgtgtgtgtgtgtgtgtgtgtgcgcgtgcatgtgtgtgtgtgtgtgtgtgtgtgtgtgtgtgtgtgtgtgtgtgtgtgtgtgtgtgtgtgcatgtgtgtgtgtgtgcatgtgtgtgtgtgtgtgtgtgtgtgtgtgtgtgtgtgtgtgtgtgtgtgtgtgtgtgtgtgtgtgcgcgcgcgcgcgcgcgggtggtgtgtgtgtgtgtgagtgagtgagtgtgcattagCGCCTGTGTCAACGTTGTATTGGATGCAGGGTGGGATGCAGGTGTGAAAAGGATTTCAAATctcaacacagtgtgtgtgctaactGCAATCATGAATGGATATTTATGTGCATTAACACTTTGCAGCTCTTTTCAAAACAGTAttcttttacatttattttgtcaaaataaatagaaaacatGACAAAATAATTAAGAAacggtgaggagggggggggggggtcactgaaagcgtgtgtgtgagcaacaggGTAAAGGAAGAGCTTGTCTCTAGAAGCTCACCTGTACACTGCAGTAGAGACAGCGTCATCACCAGTCTCGCATAAGTTTCCATAGTGCCAATAAAAATGTCCCAGAATACATTCTGGGCAAACAGTCTGTCTCCTCAAGATTGCAGGACCTGAAGGATACAGGAGAGTTCTTTTTCACAAGCCACTGGGAAGACTAGGCATCGcggacgctctctctctctctctctctctctcttgctcgctctctccacACAGCTTTTTCACCCTTCTACTTAGCCGACACTGGTAACATATTACATCCGATAGCCCTCTTCACCTTCAGTGTAACATGACTTTGAAATGTCACTACAACAAACTGACCTACTCAAGTCACAGACGGCTAGCAAAGCCAGTTTCAGTATCACAAGATAACAACAGAAGAGGGCTTTCTTCCATTGtgacagggaaaaaaaagaaatgatggCTTGATTCTCCTTGCAGCTGGCAAATTCCTTTTCTATGATGTGGATCCATTTCAGCACCATCTAATGATCACATCGTTACGGTgacgatgaggatgaggatgaggaagaggaagtcaaAGCGGTCCATTAATCTAATCCATCTCTTTAGGAGCCTCTGGTCAGTGATGTTGCTTTAAGGCTGTAGCAAGACTCCAGCAGATTAGCAGATCTTCCTCGGAGAACAGGGCAGCCGTGAtgtaaaaaagacacacacacacacagacagacacacacacacacacacacacacacacacacacacacacactcagtggaaGCCCACGCGCTGTCGGACTTCTTTCATCACCGGTGAGGCCAGCTCCCGAGCTTTCAGTGTCCCACGGGCCAGAATGCTCTCCAGGTGGGCCCGGTCGTCCTTCAGCCTCTGGATCTCCCTCCGGATGGGATCCAGCCTCTGGACCACGGCCTCGGCCACCACCTGCTTGTAGCGGGCCGTGTCGAGCCCGTGCGCCTGGCGGACCACTTCCTCCACGGTGAGGCCCGAGACGGCCGCGTGGACCGACACCAGGTTGGACACGCCGGGCCGGGCGTCGGGGTCATAGGTCACTTCGGAGGTGAAGTCTGTGACGGCGCGGCGGATCTTGAGCACAATGTCGTCGGGCGAGTCGGTCAGGCTGATGGTAGCAAGCTTCTGGGGGTCCGATTTAGACATTTTGACGGTCGGGTCGCGGAGGGACTTTACCTTCCGCATGGTGcctgagaaagaggaagggagaagagggagagagagagagagagagagagaaagagagagggcaaacAAATCAGAGTGCCACGTAAACTCATCAAACTTGCATACAGCAtcattacatgcacacacatgttgcaCATCTGATTCTGTTAAGAAACAGAGCAGAAACTTGCTGCCTCCCTTTCTATGGttcctgcatttttttttttactatgttACATAAATGAGTAATTGCCCAATGTTGCTACTTGCTtcatccaaaatacaaaatgtaAGTGTAGGTGTAAATATAAGTTAACAGTCAACAACAAACTGCTAAATCAATATTTGTAGTACAAAGATGTTCATATTGACCAAATCTAGCTTTACTTCACTCTTATTCATTGATATCCATGACATCTGCACTACTCATCATTGTCTTCCGACGTCCATGACACGTCACTACCTCTATTGTTCTTGTTTCGAATGTTCATTTTTCAAAAGAAATGACCTTTGAACTTCAGCTGCTGATTATAGCGTATCTGATGGGGTCAAATTTGATCACCAGACCACTTTCATTCAGCTTTTAGCTCATCAGCAACATACTCACCCACTCCCCAAAACCCAAaatgaaggggggtggggggtgggggttgaaaTCAGCCATAAAAACAGCCTCATCATATTCTTTATTTTTCCGTCTGTCCCCGTGCTACCCTGTCTGAAGTCGCTGGACGGGAACTTCCCGGTTCTATTATCGCCCTGGGGGAGCATGGAAGTCTTCCTTTAATCAAAGCGCCATCGCATGCATGATTGCTTACATATTGTCCTTTCAGAATGGTGATAATTATGCACCATAAAAGGGCGTAGCCAAGTGCCAGGGCTTGTTGTGCTCCATGTTGAaaagcccgtgtgtgtgtgtgtgtgtgtgtgtgtgtgtgtgtgtgtgtgtgtgtgtgtgtgtgtgtgtgtgtgactgggtcaATATGACTGCGTATTTCCTCTTATGTGGCACACAAAGGGGTTCATGCGAGTTTGTGTTGGCTGTGAGAATTTTATgtgacacacttacacaacatTGTTTGCTCAATGAGGTTCATCAACAAAGGTATTATTTAGGGAtatagacagtgtgtgtttatatgactGTTTCTGAATATGTGTGGACATTctattagtgtgtttgtgtttgtgtgtctgtgtgtgaggggagggtaTCGACATGCACAGGCTAATCTCACACATGTATTTCAACTGAACGTTTAAGATAATACCTTAGAATTTCTATTAGATGCCGTTTGTGTGTATcctatgtgatgtgtgtatgaaagtctAGTATTAAGTGTGTGAGCCCGCATCAATGTTCCCTCATTTACATGTAGTCAACTAGCAACTAGACGTTTTTATCCAAAGAtagaaaaacatatatataaacGCACATACATATAAATGCACCCTTCTAAATGAGCCTACATAGGGTGCAAGGCTCGGGACAGAACTCCATATAAATGCTGGACTTAGTGAGTAGCCCGTGGAGCTCGGGAAAGAACTCCGTATAAGTGCTGGACTTACTGAGAAGCGCACGGGGCTCAGGGAAGAACTCTCCGTAGTTGTTGTTGAATATCCGCGCCACGTCCTGGGCCAGTTCCAGATGCTGGACCTGGTCCTCCCCGACCGGAACGTGAGTGGACCTGCAGACCCACACCCACAGttaattaagcaatatagcacgagtgagTGGGGTTGGTAATGGATATTCCCATAGGTGTTGTTCGGCTGTAGCCACGAGGCCAGAGGCACCTCTGATATGGTGCTGATTTGGACATCAGGACATTGTGTTGTAGTATTTATTCCCTAAGGTCTCCACTGCATAATAGTACTTATTGTTGTAGTATCTATTGTTACCGAAGGTCTCATCTGCATAGCAGTATTTCTTGTTGTAGTATTTAGTGCTACTTAAGTTATTCctcattttgaaataaaagtcactttggataaaagtgtctactaaatgaataaatgcaaatgtaagtATCGGAGTTGGCGCTTCTCCGGGATTGCCATATTTGCAATTATATTTAATAATGGATGTGGATGTATGATGGATATATGTATTAAATAACTTTACAAAAAATATTAACAAAACATCTTTGTTAAATGAATATTATGAAGATAATATATTATCTAACTGGATTTACCTGCAGAGCTAATTTTAAACAATCTGCAAGACAAGAGTGTGTAAAAATGTTGCATTAATGAACATATTTAATGTGTGTCGCGGGGCTCATAAGAGGGTGTGTTTTCAATAGCACTCACTTGTAAAGGAGAATGTCTGCTGCCTGAAGGACGGGGTATGTGTATAGCCCAACACTTCCCTCACTCTTCTGTTTGCTCTTCatctgcagaaagagagagagagagagagagagagagagagagagagaaggataaaaaCAAATCCAGAATGGAATAATGAGAAGGCTCTACAGATGTTCAACTTGGCACTTGTCACCCAGTCAGTCAGACGTTAAAAGTCAACCAACGAGAACTAATAAACAAACCTTTACACGGcctttctctcacactttcgttagctctctcggtctctccctcacacactctcacacaccagaATTTTTCTCTCCTTCGCGCTTGTTTGGCCCGAGCAAACGAGTTGTACAAacacaggagaggtgtgtgtggggggaggggggtgttccGGCCTCGTCGGCTGCTCGGCTCCGTGTGCGCGGGGAATCTTCTCGAGTTAGCACtggccgctcgctcgctcgctcactaaCCCACCCGctcgcccgctcgctcgctcgcctgcCGGCCGCTCGGGAGGGGACGGCTGCTTTTCCGGCACGTTTGCTGTGCACTCGAGCGTGGTGCAAACAGGGAGGCGCGGGAGTTTACGAGGAGCTGCGCCACCACGGACGGCGCTTACGCCCTCCGCCACGCAGCCGCTCCAGATCCAGCAGGCAGGCctcgctcacactctctttctttctttctttctctccgtctctctctctcgatatacattttaatacatttctttcctagtccctctctctctcgcttcgcTGGCCGTCTGCCGAACCCCCAGCAGAAGGGATATCAAAGGGCTTGTTCGGCCGGGCCCGGGCCTGGTTGACCCTGCGGACTCCAAAAGCCGGGGCGAAGCGCAGTAACGAGACCGATGTGCGCACACCATGTGGCTGACACGGGGGGGCGACGAAACAGCGCCGCGACGCGCTTAGCCGCGATTGGGAAACACAAGGGGGAGGGAATGGCATGAGAGCAAGAGCGAAATAGCTTCAAAACAAACACGAAGTCGAGGGGGAAAAGACGGTTCAACACGGGAAAGGAGGGGAAAGgaagaacagaaacaaaacgagtgaaagaatgaacaaataatgaaaaggaggagagaaggagctgTGGCCAGTTATGTATCTGCACCTCCATGCATACTCTCCATCCGCTACAGTGGTTCTGATTAAACAACAAAGAGGCAGACACTAAGacagggacggagggagagagagagagagacagagagagagagaaacagaaagaagaaaaaaaagacagaaagaaagagagggatgaaggctGTTGGggagcagaagagaagaaaagaaaagaaaagagagggagagagagtgcacttcAGTCTCTTTTAAGGGGCATCGTAAAACACAACGGACTGGACGTTTTTACACGAAGCAAACATggaccatctgtgtgtgtgcgaacggAGGCCCTCCGACCGCCCCGCGACGAGGCGACGCGACGCGAAGTGATGCGCGGAGACGTGATGGAACGCGACGGGGCAGTCTGGGAGCAGTTTTCTCACCTTCCACTGGGGTAGGTGCCGCAGCCGGGGCATGCTGGTCAGACAGCTCAGGATCCAGGAGAGTTCCACATGTTCGGGCACCTGAGGACAGGTGAGGAGAGACTGGATTAGAGCttggcatacacacagacacatacatacatatatatgcaCGTCGTTTTATTGGACTAGTTGATATTGGTGCTCGACAATGGCAAACTGCACATATTTTCAGATGTGAATAATTTGAAGGGCCAAAAGATTTGATCGACACATCAGAAAGTgatccaaatgcaaaaaaaaggttGAGACAGACCTCAAACATCTGCCCACACGATGAGACTGACACTCAGAACCCAGCACCAGCTAACCAGCTGACCAGCATCACCAAAGAGCAAACCAAGTGATCCGGAGCAGAAAACAAGGCTCGTGACTGATCTTCAGACATttgtt
This window encodes:
- the wars2 gene encoding tryptophan--tRNA ligase, mitochondrial; the protein is MALPCRSNVKSLFRFILKTNTPKRFLCAGSNVNSKDSSSSAGGRVFSGIQPTGVPHLGNYLGALENWASLQGVFGSVLYSIVDLHAITQPQDPTALRHGILDMAASLLACGIDPERSVLFQQSQVPEHVELSWILSCLTSMPRLRHLPQWKMKSKQKSEGSVGLYTYPVLQAADILLYKSTHVPVGEDQVQHLELAQDVARIFNNNYGEFFPEPRALLSTMRKVKSLRDPTVKMSKSDPQKLATISLTDSPDDIVLKIRRAVTDFTSEVTYDPDARPGVSNLVSVHAAVSGLTVEEVVRQAHGLDTARYKQVVAEAVVQRLDPIRREIQRLKDDRAHLESILARGTLKARELASPVMKEVRQRVGFH